A portion of the Rhinolophus sinicus isolate RSC01 linkage group LG03, ASM3656204v1, whole genome shotgun sequence genome contains these proteins:
- the DCAF4 gene encoding DDB1- and CUL4-associated factor 4, translating into MHKGSWKSRRHGRRNQRQNSWFRQHGSNERCNTAAQQSSQDSGHSAQEAPSTSSSTAGSSVPDLPGYYFDPEKNRYFRLLPGHNDCNPLTKEGIQQKEMERKRLQLLEEEDKQKKKIARMGFNASSLLQKSKLGFLNNTSYCRLAHELRVSCMQRKKVQIHSSDPSALANDRFNLILADTNRDRLFTVNDVRVGGSKYGIISLRGLKTPTLRVHMHENLYFTNRKVNSVCWASLNHLDSHVLLCLLGIAETPGCATLLPASLFVNSHPGDRPGMLCSFRIPGAWSCAWSLNVQANNSFSTGLSRWVLVTNVVTGHRLSFGTSSDVLAQQFAVMAPLLFNGCRSGEIFAIDLRCRNQGKGCKATRLFHDSAVTSVQILREEQCLMASDMAGTIKLWDLRTAKCIRQYEGHVNEYAHLPLHVHEEEGIVVAVGQDCYTRIWSLHDAQLLRTIPSPHPTSRTNIPSVAFSSRLGGSQGASGLLMAVQQDLYCFSYS; encoded by the exons ATGCATAAAGGCAGCTGGAAAAGTAGAAGACATGGGAGAAGGAACCAGCGGCAGAACTCTTGGTTCAGACAGCACGGTTCTAATGAGAG GTGTAACACGGCGGCACAGCAGAGCTCACAGGATTCGGGCCACAGCGCCCAGGAGGCCCCATCGACCTCATCCAGCACAGCTGGGAGTTCTGTGCCAG ATCTACCAGGGTATTACTTTGACCCTGAAAAGAATCGCTATTTCCGCTTGCTCCCTGGACACAACGACTGCAACCCCCTCACAAAGGAGGGCATCCAGCAGAAGGAAATGGAGCGCAAAAGACTGCAGCTGCTAGAGGAAGAGGACAAGCAGAAAAAG aaaatagcCAGGATGGGATTTAATGCATCTTCCTTGCTACAAAAAAGCAAGCTGGGTTTTCTCAACAACACCAGTTATTGCCG TTTAGCCCATGAGCTTCGAGTGAGCTGCATGCAGAGGAAAAAGGTCCAAATTCACAGTTCGGATCCCTCCGCTTTGGCAAACGACCGATTTAACCTCATCCTG GCGGATACCAACCGTGACCGGCTCTTCACAGTGAATGACGTCAGAGTCGGAGGCTCCAAGTATGGCATCATCAGCCTGCGCGGTCTGAAGACCCCCACACTCAGGGTGCATATGCACGAAAACCTCTACTTCACCAACCGGAAG GTGAACTCTGTATGCTGGGCCTCGCTGAATCACTTGGATTCTCATGTTCT ACTGTGCCTCCTGGGAATCGCAGAGACTCCAGGCTGTGCCACCCTGCTCCCAGCGTCACTGTTCGTCAATAGTCATCCAG GAGACCGACCTGGCATGCTCTGCAGTTTCCGGATCCCCGGGGCCTGGTCTTGTGCATGGTCCTTGAACGTCCAGGCAAATAACTCCTTCAGTACAG GCTTGTCTCGGTGGGTCCTGGTGACCAACGTGGTGACAGGACACCGGCTGTCATTTGGGACCAGCAGTGATGTCTTGGCCCAGCAGTTTGCTGTCATG GCTCCTTTGCTGTTTAATGGCTGTCGGTCCGGGGAGATCTTTGCCATTGATCTGCGTTGTCGGAATCAGGGCAAGGGCTGTAAGGCCACCCGCCTGTTCCATGACTCAGCAGTGACATCTGTGCAAATCCTCCGAGAAGAGCAATGCCTGATGGCATCTGACATGGCTGGAACG ATCAAGCTGTGGGACCTGAGGACCGCTAAGTGTATAAGGCAGTACGAAGGTCACGTGAACGAGTACGCCCACCTGCCCTTGCATGTGCACGAGGAAGAAGGAATCGTGGTGGCAG TGGGCCAGGACTGCTACACGAGAATTTGGAGCCTCCACGATGCCCAGCTGCTCAGAACCAtaccctccccacaccccacctccaGGACGAACATCCCCAGTGTCGCCTTCTCCTCTCGCCTCGGAGGCTCCCAGGGAGCATCAGGGCTGCTCATGGCCGTCCAGCAGGACCTTTACTGCTTCTCCTACAGCTAA